The window TAGTATGGGAACGCTGTGACGGATACGCATGTGACGTTTTCGCATATGAGTGGGCCACCGGGGTGACAACACAGCTTACTGCAACACCCTGGGCAAGTGAACGCTTCCCTGACGTTTCCGGCCGCACAGTAGTATTCCATCGGGAACAGGGAACGCCGATAGAGAAAAATATTGTGGCCTTCGACCTCGATACCCTTACCGAAAAAGTGCTGTCCCTCACAGGTGATCAGGAAAATGCACATATCAGTGGCGACTTCGTCGTCTTCAACGACTCGGCTACCGGGTTGAGCCACATCGGGCTCTGGCAGCTATCGACCGGGGGCGTCTTCGAGATAACAAGCGGTGGAGACAACTCCCAGTATCTGCCCGACATAGACGGCAACCGCATCACCTATACCGACAACCGTTCAAGCTCGGGCGAATTAAACATATACATGTGCACATTCTGACTGAAACATGAATAAGACTGCGGCGTCACTTTTCAAAAAGTGGCGCCTCATATAATTGTTTTACTGTCACAATTAAAAAGAGGAATTTATGAAAATTGCTTTTATCGGCGCCGGAAGCCTGGGATTCACAACCGAACTCGTGCGCGACATTCTGACGTTCGATCTGCTCAAGGATTCAACGCTCGCGCTGATGGATATCGATGACAAAAGGCTTGAGTTTGCACAGACCTCTGTAAAAGGAATAGTGTCGGCTGGTAAATATCCAGCAAAGGTGATCGCGACAAAGGACAGGAAAAAGGCGCTTAAAGACGCCGATGTCGTGCTGACCACAATCCTATCCGGAAGCACGGATGTCTGGAAATACGATATCGAGATCCCGAAAAAATACGGTGTGGACATTAATGTCGGGGATACCAGGGGGCCGAGCGGCATCTTCAGGTTCCTAAGGACATTGCCTCCAATGCTCGAAATCATCCGCGACATGGAAACATACTGCCCGGGAGCGGTACTCCTCAATTATACGAATCCAATGGCCATGCTGTGCGGTGCCCTTCAGCGAAGTACTCATATACCGGTCACCGGCCTGTGCCATTCCGTTCAGGGAACGGCCATTATGCTTGCATGCTGGATAGGAGCCAGGTCATTCGATGACATCACATACACCTGTGCAGGCATAAACCATCAGGCGTTTTACCTCAGGTTTGAAAATAACGGAAAAGACGCCTATCCGGATATATACAAGGCTGTAACAGAGAATCCCGATGTCTATAATGAAGAGATCGTAAGGAACGAGATGTATCTCCACCTCGGCTATTACCCGACCGAATCGAGCGGGCATAACTCGGAATACAATGCATGGTTCAGGAAACGGCCCGACCTGATAGAGAAGTACTGTCTGCCCGGCACGGGATGGAACCCCGGTGAATATGCATACATCCTTAAGGAGTATCAGGAGACCGAGGCCACATGGAAAGACAGGGTCAGAAAAGAACTTGAAAGACCTCTTGAGCCGCATGACCTGAACCGTGGTCTGGAATACGCCTCCTTCATCATCAATGCGTTGGCCGGAGGTGAGATATATTCATTTAACGGCAATGTGCCGAACACCGCACTTATTACAAACCTGCCTGATAACGCATGCGTGGAGGTCCCGGTCTATGTGGACAGGGCGGGTTTCCACCCGGTCCATGTCGGCGCTTTACCGCCGCAGCTTGCGCCCCTCGTCTATACGAACTCCATGATTGAGGAAATGGCTATAGAGGCTGCGCTTACGGGCAATGCCCGTCTTGTTATGCAGGCGATACTTAACGACCCGCTTACCGCGGCTGTCCTTTCAATGGCTGAGATAAGGGCAATGGTCAAAGAGATGTTCGAGCAGAACAGGGGTTACCTAGGATATTTCAAGAATATGGACATTTGAAAATTGTACGGATTCAGTACCCCCGAAAAATAAGGGCCGCGTCTGGAAACAGTCCGTGAAGGCCTGGAAATACTGTCTCAGATGCGACCCTAGTAAATGCTTGTTCTTCTCCTACTTTAATCGGTCACCATCAAATTAAGGGGCTCTATGAAAGCCTTGTCCTCATTGTCGATGACGGCGACGATATCCTTGTGAAGCCTGCGTTTGTGCTCACCGAATATCCCGCGTTTCTTGTTGAAGGTTTTTGCAAAGGCGATTGCTTCCTGCATGAGTGCGGCCTGATCCGGACAGGCCTTATCAAGAAAATGCTTCTCGTACAGTTCGACTGCCCCGGCCCGCCTGCCGGTGAGTTTCAGATCGTTATAGAGGTAATAAGGCATAGCCTTCTTGATAAAAGCGATCATACCCGGCAGGAAAGGAATGCCCAAATCCACCTCAGGGAAACAGAAAAAGCCCTTATCTGATTTCATGAAGCGGAAATCACATGCGCAGGAAATTATTGCGCCGTTTCCGAAAGCATGCCCGTTGATGGCTGCAATAACCGGCAGCGGAATAAGCAGAAGCCTTTTAAACACATCGTTCATGCCGTACATGAAGGCCCTTATGGAGTCCTTGTCGCCTTCCTGAAACTTCTGCATGAGCCATTCCACATCAATTCCCTGCGAGAAGTTCTTCTCATCGCTCGATGTAAGTACGACAGAAGAAACATCCTTGTCCGCCTGGATTTCATCCAATACGGCCAG of the Desulfomonilia bacterium genome contains:
- a CDS encoding enoyl-CoA hydratase/isomerase family protein — protein: MAVVEWKKDENVAIIYMNNGANRHNLAFARAMLAVLDEIQADKDVSSVVLTSSDEKNFSQGIDVEWLMQKFQEGDKDSIRAFMYGMNDVFKRLLLIPLPVIAAINGHAFGNGAIISCACDFRFMKSDKGFFCFPEVDLGIPFLPGMIAFIKKAMPYYLYNDLKLTGRRAGAVELYEKHFLDKACPDQAALMQEAIAFAKTFNKKRGIFGEHKRRLHKDIVAVIDNEDKAFIEPLNLMVTD
- the melA gene encoding alpha-galactosidase, translated to MKIAFIGAGSLGFTTELVRDILTFDLLKDSTLALMDIDDKRLEFAQTSVKGIVSAGKYPAKVIATKDRKKALKDADVVLTTILSGSTDVWKYDIEIPKKYGVDINVGDTRGPSGIFRFLRTLPPMLEIIRDMETYCPGAVLLNYTNPMAMLCGALQRSTHIPVTGLCHSVQGTAIMLACWIGARSFDDITYTCAGINHQAFYLRFENNGKDAYPDIYKAVTENPDVYNEEIVRNEMYLHLGYYPTESSGHNSEYNAWFRKRPDLIEKYCLPGTGWNPGEYAYILKEYQETEATWKDRVRKELERPLEPHDLNRGLEYASFIINALAGGEIYSFNGNVPNTALITNLPDNACVEVPVYVDRAGFHPVHVGALPPQLAPLVYTNSMIEEMAIEAALTGNARLVMQAILNDPLTAAVLSMAEIRAMVKEMFEQNRGYLGYFKNMDI